DNA sequence from the Strigops habroptila isolate Jane chromosome 4, bStrHab1.2.pri, whole genome shotgun sequence genome:
TTCTGAGCatgcttcctcctctccctgcaggaaCATCTTCACCCTAAGTAGTGATGGGCGTCAGGTGGGTGGAGTCAGATTCAAACCTCCCAGACACAATATCCCTGTCTGAAAAATATCCTGGGGTCGCTGTGGATTGTGCAGATACAGGATTGCTTCAGCGTGTCCTGCACAGTGTTAAAGAGAGGGGTGTGTTGCCCCGGTGTGTTGCTCCACATCACTCAGAAGGCACCTGTAAAAAATTCATATGTTGCAGATGAGAAGGGGATagtttctcttccttccagGCAACTGAATATGAAGGAAAACACTACATGAGGTGTTCGACAGGAGAGACGAGCCAGAAGTTCAGTTTCATTCAGCGCTTGTGCTTTAATGACAAGCCACGATGTATTTCatgaagatttaaaaagcagcaaaggaaacacTTACCAGGATGAACATGCTGTCTGCTCTGGCCTGGAGGCATGAAGGTGGCTTGAGTGATAGTAGAGACTGGGATATCCAGGTCAATACCCAACATTGCGCTTGACCTCACTGGCCACCAGGTGAGATGGCTGCTTGCACGTTGCAGTCAGGCACTGCTCCTGTGGTTAGTGCTATGTCCTTTGCAAGCTGCTTCAACAGGATTTACAGACTACTCTCCTACCAAACCCAATGGATCTCCTGCCCCACTCCTTTCCCAGCCTTTACCCTGCACTGGGAGATACAGAGCATGATGCAGCATTGAGGACTGACCTGATGTCTAGAAAGAAAAGGCCATCATCATCATTTTGCCTTCCAAGGCTCTGGATTTTTAGCAAACTCCTACTCTTTCCTGAGTTCACCTTCCCAAGAGAAGAGCAACTTCAGGAAGAAAGTCAAGAATCGAGGAAGGAAAACTGTAATGAGATACGGGTCTAACCTGAAAAAATGCTGGGAACATCTCCTTTTACACTGGGCCCTTCCAAAAGGAAACCAACCCACTGTAAATAATGTGTCTGGGAAGAGAAGACAAACTTTTAACCCTTCCCTTGCCTCTACTGTTTGCTCAGtcaaactgcagcttttcttgaAGCCAGGCAGCCACCCTCTACACATTCGTCCTTTGTTCTCCAGCTCTGGGTAGCCGAGAGCCAGGCACTTCAATGGTTGGAACTCCAGGCCCTACAGGTTTGGTGTCTGTGACTGGCCCTCCCTGACTGCATCATTCTCCCAGCTCCACCTGGATATCCAAGGGAAGGGAGCAAATATAGAAAGGGTGATTCTGTCTCTTCCCAAGCACCATTCCCAGGGCTTACACAAAGTCCTGTTATTGATACAAAGCACAAGCACATTCACACTGATATATTTCCAAGTGTTTTTAGCTCAGTGTTTTCAAATTCAACAAATAGCAAATGCATCTCTTCccttaaaagcatttcttcctaTTATTGCTTCAAGCACAGGCTCAAGATAGTGCTTTTCCTGAGTTCAGATTAACAGTTTCAATCAAGTTTCACCATACATGGTCTGACTCTTAAGGGAATGCACAGAGTCCTTCCAACATTAGCCAAGAGAAGTCACTGGGACAGCTTATACAAACAGACATAGGACTCTCGCAAAGGCAAGAGAGACCTTGATTCACTAGCATTCCTGAGCACCTGCTTAATTCACTCCAGTCATGAAGTACCTAAAACATGCTCTGAAATGCTTCGCTGAGTAAGAATGGGCTTAATCACATGCTTAAACACTTACTGCACAAGTACTTCACAGATGAAGATTGATTAgattctcctcctccctggacCCCatgcttcctcttctcctcatgaaaatctcatttctgAGGACACAAGGCTCACAGAATGCAAGGAGACACAAGGAACACATCTTCCAACAGGTTGCAAGTTTTCCAGCTTCCTGCCCTTGACCACAGAAGACTTGAACATTTTGGGGGAGAAAACAATTTGCTTACAAAGCCATTACATCATGAGGTCAGTGTCCAAATCATACAGATTTTCCTTCAGTAGTGTCATGAAAATCTTAGTTCCTAGGACTTCcaaatcctttaaaaagaacaaaagccaGATTTTCAGAGCTTGGCTCAGTGAAATCAAGTTATTCATGTTAATATACTTTATTGATCTTAAAGGAATACAGCATGGAAACAAAGGCCATTAACTGAAAGAGAGGTTCTCTTCATGACTGTTTACATTAACAAGTCATTCAGCACAAAGGGAGCAGGTCCAGGCTGAGGTCCCCACAAGTACAATATACGCAGTTCAAGTGTTTACTTCAGCCTAGATTTTGTCTGGTCCTCAACGTCATTTGGACCAAACTTGTCCACATTTTTTGACAGGAAGCTATTCTAGGCAGACATCACTGTTTCAGACCCCCATGTACCTGTCCAGGTAGAAGCACATTTTCTGTGTCCCTGGAGTGGACAATTTGTGTTGGCATTCCAAAGGCATCTAGCTAGCATGCACCAAAACTCCTCTGCTGTCCAAACCAACATGCAGTAAGTAGAGAAGACCACAGGCTTTGCTTCCAGGCTGCTCTGTTGCTccaaaaaaaagcacaaacGTAGacacagagggagagaaaaactcTCCAAGGACAGTGAAGTCCCAAGGCAAGGTGCAGTAGGTGCACTCTGTCACTAGGTCGGTTCATTTGGTATAGGAGGTCAACAAGTTTTCCTACAGTTTAGAAGTAACTGTAGGATGTAAAATTGCTGCCCAACAGTGACTCCCATGGTAGACTAATACACAGATTATATATTAGTAACAGTGTTTGCATTACAGGGGGACAATGTTCACCATAACAGAGCACTATGGCACAGACTGCGCATGTGAAAGGGTAGATGGAATTATTTTGCCATCAGACAAGAGTGACCAGAAACACACGTCCATAGTCTGAATAAATGCATGCCACCATCAGCCAAATGTGCAAAGTGAACTTCTTTGCAAAGCAATGGAAAACtcttcttcagcagcagttgAGAGAACAAAGGACTAATAAAGAGGAAATTCGATTGCATAGACAACTCCCATCAGCTACGCCAAGATCATAGGAATATAGGAAATGGTCTGCTGGGTCAGCAGGATGATGCCTCTCCTCCAGCTACTGGTGCTTCAGCAGTTGCAGGAAAAGAGAGTCTTTAAGGGGAGCATGCAAGCCCCCATTCACCTTACACTCCTAGCATCCACAGTCACTGACTGGGGATGGTAGAGCACACATTCTTCCCTACCTTCTCTAACCCCTTTGAACTTGCTGGTATTACGTCTGCCTCACTATTTCCTGTGGCAGCTAATTCCCTGCTGTAAAAAACACCTTCTATCTTTCTATTATCCCTTTTAAATGGATTGCCCACTTGTTTCCATGTGTCTTCCCTCATTCCAGCattgtgggattttttaaaCCCCAGAGCAATTCTTTCTCACCACAGACCTCCATCTATAATGTTTAGTTAGAGAAAGAAATATCATGCCATGCAAGCAGCCTCAACAAAATTCCTTGGAAGTTCAAAGAAATTCGGGAGAAAAGCAAGTTTGAAAGATAGACCTGGGGTTTATGAACTGTCTCCACTGGTTTGCGGCGTCCTCTCTGCACTGTGCACAGGACACTGCAGAGTTAAGAATGGTCTCATTTTTTGTACTAGCAGCTCAGTTGTATGTGTTATTGTTGGCTACTCCAAATGTACATACTAGGTGCTGAAGTTAGtcattaaaaatgtctttagaTGTTTCTGTTTCCTCAAAATATTCATGTGCTTGTTCCCTCCTGTCCTGCAAGAAAAATCACACGCTGAGAGAGAGCCGTGCCCGGTGTGGTGAGCCATTTGCTCAGTAGTGATCACAACTAATGAAAGCCTTCATTGCCCATTGTGGCAGAAAGGGATGCAGGTCCCTCAGGGTTGGCTTTGCTGGCTGCCATCTGAGAAGCGCCTGAACTTTCTTTGGGCCAACAAACACAGATTTGGGATTAGTGAAGGCACAGCACTCTGTCGTGGAGAATCTGTTGCCAAACCTTATCCAGGATAAACCCCAAGCCAGAATAAACCTAGAAAACTTGTAAGGGATGGACAGATTCCCTCTGAAGCCACAGGACAGGGAAAGCTGCAAAGGGCTGGGACCTACAGGCTCTCTGAAAGCAGGGGTTGTGCCAGAAGGTCAAAACAGACCTGGAGGACTGGAGCTTATCATTTGTCCCAGTAAAGCACTTGCAGGACTCGGCCAGATGGTTAAAGCACCTCAGCAACTGGCAGTCCTGATACAGGCCTTGATCATTTAAAGAGTACTGAAAGAAATGAGGCAAGTCCCTCAAAGGACTGTTTAGCCTAGTCCAACTCACTGAGCTAGGCATTAGACTGAAACACCTCCTCTTTGAGCCTCTCctggaaataaatacagatgAATCAGAATTAGACCACTCCATATATGGGACTCTCCCTTCCCACTTTGCTTCAGACCCAGCTGTCCAAACCCTTGCACCACTGGCACATTGAATTTCTCACAACAAGCGTGAGGTCCACAACAGGGGCCCCATATAGTTGGGACATCTAGGCACAATGCCAGGGCCTCTCTCTGACCCCACACATGCACAAGACACAGCTTGCTTCATTATCTGCTGACCCACAGCTGGTGGCTGGGGTTAGGGAGCAGAAGGCAGACCAAAAAGCCTGCTGGAAGGCAGACCACCCAGTGACACCCTCGTCCCTTCCAGGTGACAGCACTTCAGAGTGTTCATGGTGCAGATTCCTGCAGTGGGAGAGATGGTACTTCAGAGGTGTGTAGTGACACCATATAACCTGAATCACAAGGAACCCAGCAAAAAGGGTCTGCTCTTATTCTTTATGCTAAGCATGTGCTTCTGTACTTTCCTGCACTCAGCTATATATGGAGCACAGGGGCAGCTAATCCCAAACGTCCCCTCCACAAGCTGCCCCCACCTTAAAATATGTCCCAGTGCAATGAAACATTCACACTTCAAACTTCCAAAGACTACCATAAACACTGAGGATAATTAAAACATGAACATTATGAAAAATGCACTGGCAAGGACTCAAGGCTATGGAGCTAAAAAGCCAGGTAGCTTTAAACAAGTGCCAGATATTTAACTGGTCTCCAAGATTAGCAGATGTTTTTCAACCTGATGTTGCAAAAACTGACTTAGATGTGTTTCTGAAATCAGAACCAGAGAAGAGAATGTGTTGTGTGTTGGGACTATATCAAGTACTTTTCCAGCACTGTAATAccttttattaagaaaaaagaagggaggggaggcaggGCGGAGGgaatgtaaagagaaaaaactagGCCTATTTAAAGGATTCTGGATGTTTACCTCAATCatgtaagaaaaggaaaattcctTCCCCAAACTGGAAAGACTCAGTTGCAATTAAGATGGCGATAGCATCAGCCCATTTCCCTGTCTATTCTTCAGCAAGAGTACTGCAGAATACAGTTGTTGCAGCTGATACAGTCTTAGCAATATTTAGGTGGTTATTTTATCATCTATTTTTAATCAATTACCTAAAAAGTAACTATTCAGCAGCTCACTTTGAAAACCAGCCTCCCTTACCTGGTACAAGATAATCTGCTATAGCACTGCTATTAAAAACTCATCATCCCAAAGCCACTGGTTGGTTTGTCTTCTCACCAGCGGCTCCTTTACAGCTAGAGAGGCAGAGTGCACGTCTGAAGATCCTCTCTGCTATTCTACTACACCTTTGAGGAGATTTACAGGGATTTGCACGTGTTTTTCTCACTCAAAGAGAGATAATGTGGGATGATTAAGAGATATTCTAGGAAAGAAACTACTAGCTTCGACAAGTTTCTTGACATTACCTCTGTTTGATATAACACCCATCAATTATTAACGGGAATGCATTAAGCTGCTGCTTAACCTTAGTAATGCCatgtttaaaatcaaacattacttctcttccctctctgcagtGGCAGTCATTGTCCACTAATTTCTGGATAAATCATTCTACATCAATATATAAAATTTttgtacatgtatatatatatgtataaacaaGCTACCCTCCCATGTGTAAAACAATGGAAGAGTTACGACCAGATAAGGTGAGTTACAGCTTTTCCTGTTATCACGGGAGATGGAAGTGCAAGGACTATCTGGGTCACTGAACCCAGAACCTTGTGACCATACTTCAAAATCCCTTACAGAAACTGGCATTCCTCTAttaaaaagggggggaaatGAGAGGGACATTTTATGGGTAGGGATTTACTACactgcagattaaaaaaaataaaatctgccacttagaaaaagtgtttccacTTTCTCAGAAGCTGCTCCCAGAGAAATTTAATTCTGGGTGGATCTCTCCTTCCTACATTTGCAATGCAAGGAAACCTGAGAAGAAAACTGCTCTGCCTTCCAGGTGGGTGACAGCAGAAAGGACACAGAGGAACCACAAAGGAAGATGTCTTCTCAGATCCTGCTATAGAATGGACAGTCTGCACATATATCCCTGAAATTCATATCAGTCACAGCATCCACACCAGTTGTATGGCCACTGCTTCACAGATGCCACAGCAGATGAACCTGCAGAAACCAGCCCAACCTCTGGGCCTGTTCCATCGGTCATGCCTGGCATAAACCTTCAGCCTCCCCCCAGGCAATGTCAAAGTTGTTGCCACGAAGGGAAGCAGTGCTGTCTAGTTAGCTCCTTTCTCCTGTGCTGCCAGACTCACCTCCAGTCCCAcggaaagaaagaaactgagacAGAGACCAGTGGGTGACACAACTGTCATTTCTTTCCATAACCTTGTCAGGGTTGTTACACAATCAGCTACCACACCTAGAGAGCACCAAGGACAGCAAGTCTATGCTCTCCtccacccagcccagctcccagagCACACAGTTCTTGGGGATTCATTTACTGGATGTTCCAGAGGGACACCCGTTGCATTACACAGATCTATTTGGTTACAGAAGCCTACCATCTGCCTCTGTGTTGTACCAACCAAAGTCTGCAAGCACCCTGACAGCAGGGAAGACTAATACTACATTTCCATCTGCTCCACATCATGAGCTGCCCAAAAGCAACAACCCGAAGATGCCTCTGAGCTCCTAAATCTCACcttgtccttaaaaaaaatgcaagttacAGGAAGAACAAGAGGAGCCATGACAATCCAGTTCCCTCAAAGCACAAGTCACATCCTCAGCAACATTTTAAACTTGCTCCGTTTCCTGCATAGCTGAATGCAAGGAATGTTAACAGGTCACATCACCGATACCTAAGGAGTGACAACGTCAACATAAAACTATTGACTGGGTCTGCACCAATGtaacaaacttttaaaaagtattaaaacagACTGTTTATTACAGCATATGATGTGTTATATTAATTTACAcaatgatatatatataaaaacagcCATAGATGATGTACAGTAAATCGGACATCAACGAGAATATTAAAACTACTGATACTCATGCACATGACATgcatatggggttttttttctttttcaaaagcagttttacaCAATATATTGAAGTTACTAAGCCTTGGTCAGCTGCTCCAACAAGTTACTCTGAACACCATCACCATCCACAGCGGGACTCCCAGGAGATCGGAGCAGAGTGTACTCCAGAGAAGGTGACTTAACCTCAAAGACAAATTGAACAGGAGCACTTTCCTGGAGGGGAAGGCTGGGGGAGGACACAGGGGTGAGTTTCAAgaagagaacaaacaaaacaaaaacaaaaacaaaaaaaaaccaaaataaaagaaaaaaaaccacccaagaAACCAGGCCAGACAGCCAGGAGGAAGTTCAAGATGTGgcaacaggagcagcagaaagggaCAAGCAATAAATGAAGACCACCCGTCCTCCCTCCCCCCTTATCCCCTAAAAACTTATGATCTTAAGCTGTTGATATCCTGTATAAGACCCAGAACTGCAAAAACTAGGCAAGGGAGCTCCATTCCCAGGAACATTAGCCTTTTCGAAGCCTTCTGACACCATGCACTGGAGGCTGTTCACCACTGAAATGGCagtgttactttttttttctttttaaatgactaTAATGgtcttttatttccatgtaaaaGGCACTAGTATCCACCCAAGTTCTGAAGACAAGCGACATAATTTACcttaagttttaaatatttgtatataaaaaaaaaaagaaaaaaatctgtggaaatATATACACAAAAGCACCttgcttcagaaagcagaagcagataCATTCCACCAAGTCACCTCACTAGACAGTTGTCATAAGCTTCAGTGAGCCCGACCGAAAGCGGAGGATTTTCTTCTTGAGGTTATGTGAGGCTTTGATTTTAACAAAGGcctttgctgcattttcatgCAGCTCTGGCGCCGTGACTGTTTGGATGGGGAGTGTCTGGACAAACTGAGACCAAATGAGGCCCCCGCTCTCATCAGAGTCGCTGGTGGTCGTGCTTTCCCCTACAAACTCCACCTCACTCAGGCTTGACTCACTGTCTCCAAAGCAGTTTGTTGTGTAGTTGCTCTGCTCATCCTCGCTCGTGTCCACTACGGTGGAGTGGAACAAGGACTCGCACTCCGCTGAGTACTCTGAGTCGCTGGCCACATAGGCGTATGGGCTGACGTAGGGCAGGGGGACTTGTGAGTAGACCCCCACACCATCCCGACGGTTCCTCCTCGCCCTCCGTAGGGCCTCCTCATAGGAAATCTCTGCTGATGACTTCCACCGGCGGTAGTCAGCCCGCTTGTGTTTAGGCTTGGCCACCACAACCTCTCGGCCATGCCCGTGGGAGCGGACGGCAGATCTGTGCAGACCAGCCTGCCGACTCTGGAGGCCTGACTCCAGCTGCAAGCCACCGCCTCTCTTCCCCCGCGAGGAGggctttttcagtttcttatttgTATCCAACTCCTCAGGAAAGCGGCACTTCTTGCCCACTGGCTTGGTTTTCTCCCGCAAGGTCTGAGAACCATTTTCCAGCCCATTGGCAAGGTGGGGCCTGTGTTTCAGCATGGAGCTTTTCAAAATCTTGACATTTCGGGTGCCTTTGTGAAGCTTCATGCTTTGCTGCTGGGCCGGAATGTACTGGGCGTTCACCAGCAACCCATCATCCAGGCTCTGGGAGGAAGAGCCCTCACTTTTGAAATCCAACGCGGGCCTCTCCTCAACAGCAGGTGATGAGGAGCGAGCCGCCTGcaagctgctcttcagcaggACTTTTTTGGGAGGCTGGCTGACCCTGTTCTCTGGCTGCAGCGCCACAGGCTTCCCTGGGCTCTCTTTGGGAGACACTGCAAAGACTTGGCCGTTCTCCTTAGCGACATCCCCCACTGGGGCCACTGTGTTGCGGTTGTGCTCTGGAGGTGCCGGTTTCACGCCCCGTGGTAGGTGCTTGCTCTGAAGTTCACTTGTTGTACCAGGCAGGAATGATGATGGCAAAGGTGCTTTCCTAGTCTCCAGCTGCTCGCCAGCTGGCTCTCTCGGCCTCTGCTTTAACGGGGAAGGTGCTGTGTGTTCCGCGGCAGTGCTGCCACCAGAAGACAAGCCTGCTTGCTTGGAGCTCTTCAGGTTCATGATGTTACCATgagccaccagccctgcagacTGCCTGACACACATGCTTCCATGCCTCAAGATCCCTTTGGTGGGATCAGCATTGAGACTTGTCCTGGGTTTGTTAGTCCTTACCGCGTGAGTCTTTTTCTGAACCAGGCTTAAGATGTAACCGTCTATCCTCTTGCTCGCGGAAGGGCATGGCACTGGCCAGGAGCTCTGTGGGAGAAAGGCATTGGCGGATTTTCCCGAGTCTGTTTCAGATCCGACACAAACGTCGCTAATATCACAACCAAACCTCTCCTCTTCTCGCTGGGGATTTTCAGTcacagggagaagaaacatgGGACTCTGCACAGCTACCGCATGGAGAGGGCTGGGGTACCGGTAGACATCATTCCCGTTTTTAGACACCAGATCACACTGGTACTTTGGATGCACATCTGCAACGACATCGAGGGAATTTGAGTGCGGTGTGGACAAAGAGCGACAGACAGAGCCTGCAGGCTGGTCCTCATTCTGGCCTTCCTTATTATAGTCCATCCAGCCTATGAGATCTGAAAGGCATTTTAGAAGAGTTTAGAGAGCCTGCCAGGGACAGTTCTGCTACGTTTTTCACGTGCCACCAAGGATGCTGGTCCCATCTACACATATGATGCCACGTTTTAACTACAGCAGCACTATGCAAACAGTAGAAAACTCGCAACCAGGGATGCCATTCAAGCGATATAAAAGCAGCACTATTCTTCTCTGAGGCTCTTTCTAACTCCATCTATGTAAGATTTGCCCCAGTATGACTACATcgttaaaaaaataaaaattacagccATAAGGAACATTTACATTGGTTTCAGACCTGTGCCTAGGTTGCTAAGAGCTTCCTATTTTACTTTCAAGCCAGTCAGATGTCTATAAGGGTCTCATGTTTGTATGTTACACAGTCACTTGTAAGACTCACTGCAAGCCTCAGTATGtatgaattttatattttactttgctAAACCCAAGgacaaacataaaaaatatagaGAAGATACCAATGAATTTTTTCAGATTATTGACAAATTTCACTTCCAGATTTTATCAAGCATATGGTGGGACAGAAAAAATCCAGATCtaactgtatttttgttattattatcatcagAATGATTCTATAACTAGAACCAGGCTAACAATAATAACAGATACTTCTTTTGAGCAATAAAAGGTTAAAGAATGAGAAACGGGCTCATCTTTCCTCACAAGTACAAGAAATGCAGGTCAACCCAGCTGACATCCTAGCCTTAGCTCTGCAAAGAGAATTCTATATGAGAAATCCAGTGCGTTTCAAGATGCATGAGACAGATTTAATGACTGAGGCACTTACTCAGGAGGTAAGAGACCTTAGAAGAAGAGCTTCAATCGAAGCACCCAAGACCtaagattattattttcttaagctTATGTTGCCCTTGTCTTCTTGGGTAGGGGTACAATCCAAATGATCCTTCTAGATCACTGTCAGTCCTGTTTTCTACCCTTAGGCTAGAAACTTCAGGCAGGGTATTCATCTTTGAATACTCAGTGCTCATCACTTATCTAAGGCTTATTTCAAAAGAGGTCTCACAGATGTCGACGAAATTAGTTGATAGAGATGATGTTCCTGTGTGAGCAGGAGAGGGAGAACAGGGAGGTTAGGAGCATGAACTTCCTCCAGATCATAGCATAGTTTTCTCATGTTTCCTAAATTGTATGTCAGGGTCAGGAAATGTTGACAAAACGTTGACACTTCTCTGAAACATGCCAGCTTGTGAAATTTCATCTCTGAAAGTGAGACAGTGTATGAGAATAATGAGAGTTTTAGGGATTTGTGAtgtatacagaaaaaaatagcaacGCAGTCAGCTGGAATTCCTTGTGTATGTTTATATGTATGGTCAATGAAGATCACATACACCTTACAATGGGGAGCATTAAATTACCTCAAGCTGCTCAAAGGATAACTTAGAGGACTTCTCAGTATCCCAGAATGAATGTTTCCCAGGCTGCATTTTCCCACTTCAGAGTTAGAAGAACGTGAATTATTTTGTCCTTGATTCACAACAAATCACTATAAGTTAACCTTAAAGAGCAGAACGGAAATTGGAAATACTATGATTAGAAGCATCCAAGAATGAACTAAGGCTTTTGAATGTCTGCAACCAATAGGGCTTGATCACAAAAGTCCTACTGAAGTGCCCTTTCTGGACAACAGACAGAGGAAGCCTTCCTATTTAACGATCCCACACATTGAGGCTTGCATCTTCAGCCTAGTGTCCAAGGAAAGTCAACAGCTCTCGACCaaagagacaaaatattttttccctgttcatGATGCCTATTTGTTTATACTCTATAAATGCAGGACACACCTCAACATGGTCACCTAGGGGTTGAGGACCATCAGAACTGACAAAGTGACTGCTAAAAGCACACTGACATGCACCCTGACCTCCTAAACTGCCCCTTACTTTGTCACTTTAATTAGGACATGGCTATGAGTTATcttttattattgctatttactaaaaatgcttttctaaagcATAAGAACCGTAAGAAATCAGCTGACTAACATGTTTATAGGTACCACTGCCCTCTACTGGGTAGAGCAGCTgtcatattttcaaatgttattttcagatgtttagtGCCATATTCACATGTAAGACTGGACTAGTAGAGGGCAAACGGTCCTGCTTCATGACCCATGTACATGACAGGCACTGAAATCTTTTCAGAGCATAATACatcaaatgaaaggaagaagggTTAATCCAACCCAGATACTCCTGAGGCAGTATTTCCAAAGCCAAAGCCACCTCCTGGAGTACGATGTATTCGACCTGCTTTTACTATACCTGCAGATTTAGGGCGTCCATCTGAGATATTCAGTGTTGCCTCCAAAGGGCTGCAAAAGCAAGTGCTAGAATGGCAACTGGATAAACACTCACTGAAGACAGAGTTAGATGAATTGGAGAGAGATCCAGAAGCTCCATCACTCAGCTCATAAAACCCTATAAAAGTAAGAGTTTGGATTTATATTAGTTATGTCTACACAGAGTTACCATTTGTGTCCTCAGAAAGGCAGTCAAGCTCACGTTTATGTTGGCTTGCTCTATCGCAATTAGTAATGGGTATTCATTCAGCCACCCCAAAAAATAGTGCACAATTTAGTAATATCCTTATTGCTATGAAGGATTCCATTTAAaagtaaagcattttaaagtaaaaaagcagaactttaCTTAGGATATGaaattttgaacttttttttaacctttacaGGGGCTGGGGTTTTAACCTCTATAGGGCTTTTCAGATTTTAGCAGAAAGGATCCAGGTTGTGATTGACAGCCTACCCATTTAAGAGTGTATTACACTTCCGAGACAGACTCTCCAGCTACTTGACTACAAAATTTTTGCCAAGTGTTGTGCCCAAGGCTATCCATTATTTTCCTCAAAGTTCTGGAGATAAATATAATATTTGAGGATGACACAAAAGAAGAATAATGGTAAATAATGTGCAGACACAGAAAATTCGATTTCCTGGTAAACTGGGACTACTCAAGAAAATTACGACATACCATAATCAAAATTTACATTGTACGTTTAGGAATAAGGAATGCAGGGCATGCCTACAGAATGGGGATGCATCCTGAAAAACAATAATCCTGGAAAGGACTTAGTCAGCATGGAAAAGCAGCTCAATCAAGCTTAATGATATGGCAAAAAAAAGCTAATGAGATTGTTGGATGTACTAAGAGACTAATGAATAGCAGCAGGGAAATTACTTCAGCAGTCTATATGGCACTAGTAAGAAAGACACTGGAATGGTGTGCCTAGTCCTTGAATCCAGCATGcttaaaacaaagctaaaaattTGGAAAGGGGCCACAAAGCTATTTAAGAGCTTGGAAAAATGCCTTGAAACAAATGACTTAATGAACTTGATCTGTTTagctcattaaaaaaagtcagaaattatACTGTGTAGCACCTCttagaggagaaaaagctgGGTACTATAAAAGACCTTACTCTTTGGGagaaaagcatattaaaaaaaaaatcattgctgGAACAAGTCATATTCAGATTAGAAATTAGCAATGGTTTAAA
Encoded proteins:
- the DACT1 gene encoding dapper homolog 1 isoform X2, translating into MKASPAAAAAAAAGQAGGPREPDARWREKGEAEAERQRTRERLEATLAGLGELEYLRQRQELLVKSLLLRRPAAAVPGAPGGRGEPPGEGPPPRSLEEKFLEENILLLRRQLNCLRRRDAGLLNQLQELDKQISDLRLDVEKTTDEHLETDSRPSSGFYELSDGASGSLSNSSNSVFNLIGWMDYNKEGQNEDQPAGSVCRSLSTPHSNSLDVVADVHPKYQCDLVSKNGNDVYRYPSPLHAVAVQSPMFLLPVTENPQREEERFGCDISDVCVGSETDSGKSANAFLPQSSWPVPCPSASKRIDGYILSLVQKKTHAVRTNKPRTSLNADPTKGILRHGSMCVRQSAGLVAHGNIMNLKSSKQAGLSSGGSTAAEHTAPSPLKQRPREPAGEQLETRKAPLPSSFLPGTTSELQSKHLPRGVKPAPPEHNRNTVAPVGDVAKENGQVFAVSPKESPGKPVALQPENRVSQPPKKVLLKSSLQAARSSSPAVEERPALDFKSEGSSSQSLDDGLLVNAQYIPAQQQSMKLHKGTRNVKILKSSMLKHRPHLANGLENGSQTLREKTKPVGKKCRFPEELDTNKKLKKPSSRGKRGGGLQLESGLQSRQAGLHRSAVRSHGHGREVVVAKPKHKRADYRRWKSSAEISYEEALRRARRNRRDGVGVYSQVPLPYVSPYAYVASDSEYSAECESLFHSTVVDTSEDEQSNYTTNCFGDSESSLSEVEFVGESTTTSDSDESGGLIWSQFVQTLPIQTVTAPELHENAAKAFVKIKASHNLKKKILRFRSGSLKLMTTV